Part of the Sinomonas atrocyanea genome is shown below.
GGGCCGTGGTACTTTACCGTGCTCAGAGATGAGCGATCCTTCCGTCCTGCCGAGCAGGACTTCCAGAGCTGGGATACCAGGACTCGAACCTAGAATGACGGTACCAGAAACCGTAGTGTTGCCAATTACACCATATCCCACCGTGTCTTCCGGGCCGTGCTCACCGGATCTCTCCGATTCGCTCCGTGCCCCTCAGCACGAGTAATTACTTTACCCGAAGCTCCCGCACGCCACAAATCGGCGAGCGGCTGGGCCGATGGCCCGTGCCGGCGGGGTCAGCCGAGGCCCAGGAGCGCCGGAACCTGCCCGAGTCCGGTGACCTGATCCGGCACGGACGGCGCCATGGCCGGGTCCAGGACGGCGGACCGGCGATTGAGCCAGATCCCCCGCAGGCCCGCCGCGGCAGCACCGATGACGTCATGCGCAGGGTTGTCTCCGATGTACACGGTCTCGTGCGCGCCGGTCCCCAGCAGGCGCAGTCCCTCGTGGAAGATCGCGGGATCCGGCTTGGCCACCCCGACGGCGTCGATGCCCACGAGGATGCCGATGCGCTGGAGGCCGGCCGTGTCGAGCTTGGCGCGCTGGTAGTCGTGCACGTTGTTGCTCACGGCCCCGTAGGCGATCCCTGCCGCCTCGAGGGCGTCGAGGAGGGGCTCCACGTCGTCGAACGCGCGGACGTAGGTGGGCTGGGCGGTCTCGTAGGCCTCGAGCCACGCCGCGGATTCGGCATCCGAGGCGAAGGCGCGCCCGAACTGGGCGAGGCAGCGCTCGGCGCGCAGCACGCGCTGCTGGGCGAAGGTGATCTCGCGTGCCACGTACCGCTCGTAGATGTCGTCCGAGCCGCGGGTGAAGATCCGGCAGAACGTGGTCCATCCCGCCTCGTCCAGTCCCGGCAGCAGCGCGGCGCTCACCTCGCGCAGCGCACGGTCCATGGCGCCCTCGAGGTCCACGAGCGTCTCGTCGATGTCGAGCAGGACCCCCTTCACGAGGGCGGTGCCCGCCGCGGGAGCCGCACGCACGACGGCGGGTGCGGACCCGCCGTCGTGCGTCGCGGCTGCCTCGTCAGAGGCAGTGACGGTGAGCTCAGCCAC
Proteins encoded:
- a CDS encoding HAD family hydrolase, which translates into the protein MRAAPAAGTALVKGVLLDIDETLVDLEGAMDRALREVSAALLPGLDEAGWTTFCRIFTRGSDDIYERYVAREITFAQQRVLRAERCLAQFGRAFASDAESAAWLEAYETAQPTYVRAFDDVEPLLDALEAAGIAYGAVSNNVHDYQRAKLDTAGLQRIGILVGIDAVGVAKPDPAIFHEGLRLLGTGAHETVYIGDNPAHDVIGAAAAGLRGIWLNRRSAVLDPAMAPSVPDQVTGLGQVPALLGLG